A genomic region of Halopelagius longus contains the following coding sequences:
- a CDS encoding bifunctional metallophosphatase/5'-nucleotidase, protein MPRLLHYSDIENVYDDPARVARLAGRIRELDGEDALVCGSGDNTSPGVLPLVDRGRQALDFFDAVGTDVSTFGNHDFDYGPAAARSLVADAPQTWVSANVRDEDGGRFAADHVTPYAVLEADGDSVGFFGVTDPATPSLNPMAADLAFADPYEAAERAVAAIRDEGADYVVALSHLGGGDDELARRVDVDVVLGGHVHSERRERVAGTLLLRPGVNGHAVYEVELGDDGAEATRRETAGAAPVAAVESRLRGRIEAAGLNEVVATVETPIERSDQAVHRGECRVGNFVADAYRWASGADVGLQNSGGIRDGPAISGEVTLKDCISLIPFEEPLVTVELTGRELTRVFSECSSATVDFGEPDWWHGHVSGASFVLDEETAAVLEARVGGEPVDPDATYTVATSDYVLHSDHEFPTIEESHRVGEGDILHDVLAEYARECGVSPEVEGRMRRVRGAPADDD, encoded by the coding sequence ATGCCGCGTCTCCTCCACTACTCCGACATCGAAAACGTCTACGACGACCCCGCCCGCGTCGCCCGCCTCGCCGGGCGCATCCGCGAACTCGACGGCGAGGACGCCCTCGTCTGCGGGAGCGGAGACAACACGTCGCCCGGCGTCCTGCCCCTCGTAGACCGGGGGCGGCAGGCGCTCGATTTCTTCGACGCCGTCGGCACCGACGTCTCCACGTTCGGCAACCACGACTTCGACTACGGCCCGGCGGCGGCGCGGTCCCTCGTCGCCGACGCCCCGCAGACGTGGGTGTCCGCGAACGTCCGCGATGAAGACGGGGGTCGGTTCGCCGCCGACCACGTGACCCCCTACGCCGTCCTCGAAGCGGACGGCGACAGCGTCGGCTTCTTCGGCGTCACCGACCCCGCGACGCCCTCGCTGAACCCGATGGCGGCGGACCTCGCCTTCGCCGACCCCTACGAGGCGGCCGAACGCGCCGTCGCGGCGATTCGAGACGAGGGGGCCGACTACGTCGTCGCCCTCTCGCATCTCGGCGGCGGCGACGACGAACTGGCCCGCCGGGTGGACGTGGACGTCGTCCTCGGCGGACACGTCCACTCTGAGCGGCGCGAGCGCGTCGCAGGGACGCTTCTGCTCCGCCCGGGGGTCAACGGTCACGCCGTCTACGAAGTCGAACTCGGCGACGACGGCGCCGAGGCGACGCGACGCGAGACGGCGGGCGCCGCACCCGTCGCCGCCGTCGAGTCCCGGCTACGGGGGCGAATCGAAGCCGCCGGGCTGAACGAGGTTGTCGCAACCGTCGAGACGCCCATCGAACGATCGGACCAAGCCGTCCACCGCGGGGAGTGCCGCGTCGGCAACTTCGTCGCGGACGCCTACCGGTGGGCCTCCGGGGCGGACGTGGGGCTTCAAAACAGCGGAGGCATCCGCGACGGCCCCGCCATCTCGGGGGAGGTGACGCTGAAAGACTGCATCAGCCTCATCCCGTTCGAGGAACCCCTCGTCACCGTCGAACTCACCGGGCGGGAACTGACGCGCGTGTTCAGCGAGTGCTCGTCGGCGACGGTGGATTTCGGCGAACCCGACTGGTGGCACGGCCACGTTAGCGGCGCGTCGTTCGTCTTAGACGAGGAGACGGCGGCGGTGCTCGAAGCCCGCGTCGGCGGCGAACCCGTAGACCCCGACGCGACGTACACCGTCGCCACCTCCGACTACGTCCTCCACTCCGACCACGAGTTCCCGACCATCGAGGAGTCCCACCGCGTCGGCGAGGGCGACATCCTCCACGACGTACTCGCGGAGTACGCCCGCGAGTGCGGCGTCAGCCCCGAAGTCGAGGGGCGGATGCGCCGGGTCCGGGGCGCGCCGGCCGACGACGACTGA
- the trmB gene encoding HTH-type sugar sensing transcriptional regulator TrmB, producing the protein MADDLRLTMERVGDRFNLGEYEIDAYLAVLEHGELTASEIADRTDIPQPRVYDTVRSLSDRGLVELRESRPMKIVAVNPEDAFGNIQTSLGELIDELEARYTAPARDTEAVSLVKSRSTILRYIEEIIDNAEYELVLSLTPDLLRRFRDDLAEAIDGGVSIDLLVTPAARAPSPEEFDYLEVATRARARRGITTPVLAVADGEYSIYATQDALRDDRDRYGVIFNRSALGFLISGFFGTVLWTTAETLAANGKRRPFPRRYASIRRAVKDVRELGGPFYVSVAGREIETGDPVVVEGRIHQTQFEESEEVASLEVETEDGVVSVGGLVAALEEVEAQEILLGRDSVPDREHTI; encoded by the coding sequence ATGGCAGACGACCTTCGGCTGACGATGGAACGCGTCGGGGACCGGTTCAACCTCGGCGAGTACGAGATAGACGCCTACCTCGCAGTTCTGGAGCACGGGGAGCTCACCGCCTCCGAAATCGCAGACCGAACGGACATTCCGCAACCGAGGGTGTACGACACGGTCCGGAGCCTCTCGGACCGGGGACTGGTCGAACTCCGCGAGTCCCGTCCGATGAAGATAGTCGCCGTCAACCCGGAGGACGCCTTCGGGAACATCCAAACGTCGCTCGGCGAACTCATAGACGAACTCGAAGCGCGGTACACCGCGCCCGCCCGCGACACCGAAGCCGTCTCCTTGGTGAAGTCGCGTTCGACCATCCTCCGGTACATCGAGGAGATTATCGACAACGCGGAGTACGAACTCGTCCTCTCTCTGACGCCGGACCTGCTCCGTCGCTTCCGCGACGACCTCGCGGAGGCCATCGACGGCGGCGTCAGCATCGACCTGCTGGTGACGCCCGCCGCGCGCGCGCCCTCCCCCGAGGAGTTCGACTACCTCGAAGTCGCGACCCGCGCCCGCGCCCGTCGCGGCATCACGACGCCCGTCCTCGCCGTCGCCGACGGCGAGTACTCCATCTACGCGACGCAGGACGCCCTCCGCGACGACCGGGACCGCTACGGCGTCATCTTCAACCGGTCGGCGCTCGGGTTCCTCATCTCGGGGTTCTTCGGCACCGTCCTCTGGACGACGGCCGAGACGCTGGCCGCAAACGGGAAGCGCCGGCCGTTCCCGCGCCGATACGCCTCCATCCGCCGCGCCGTCAAGGACGTCCGCGAACTGGGCGGGCCGTTCTACGTCTCGGTCGCGGGCAGGGAGATAGAGACGGGCGACCCCGTCGTCGTCGAGGGACGCATCCACCAGACGCAGTTCGAGGAGAGCGAGGAAGTCGCCTCGCTCGAAGTAGAGACCGAAGACGGCGTCGTCTCCGTGGGCGGCCTCGTCGCCGCACTCGAAGAGGTCGAAGCGCAGGAGATTCTGCTCGGCCGCGACTCGGTGCCGGACCGAGAACACACCATCTGA
- a CDS encoding proteasome assembly chaperone family protein codes for MFGRFQKSPDFRIAHDSEPSETLLLGLSSFGFAGRSAADYLVNHLDLEESGHLEVEGLPSITPFENGRPRHHTRLFSRDDTDVTVLVGDLFVPAPVGQTFADAVAGWARENGVEDVAVLAGVPMPHGPDEHRTYFVATDGYRERRLGETDIPPMGNGFLDGVNGALVERGLTSPLEVGVYVTPVHAQAPDVDAAIRLVEAVESVYELGVDAEPLEQFAAEVRQHYSELEERMQEQEADLPEDRMYM; via the coding sequence ATGTTCGGCCGCTTCCAGAAGTCGCCCGACTTTCGCATCGCCCACGACAGCGAGCCGAGCGAGACGCTTCTCCTCGGCCTCTCCTCGTTCGGATTCGCGGGGCGAAGCGCCGCGGACTACCTCGTGAACCACCTGGACCTCGAGGAGAGCGGACACCTCGAAGTCGAGGGCCTGCCGTCGATAACGCCGTTCGAGAACGGACGCCCCCGCCACCACACTCGGCTGTTCTCGCGGGACGACACGGACGTGACCGTCCTCGTCGGCGACCTGTTCGTCCCCGCTCCCGTCGGGCAGACGTTCGCCGACGCCGTCGCGGGGTGGGCGAGGGAGAACGGCGTCGAGGACGTGGCCGTCCTCGCGGGCGTGCCCATGCCGCACGGCCCCGACGAGCACCGGACGTACTTCGTCGCCACCGACGGTTACCGCGAACGGCGACTCGGCGAGACGGACATCCCGCCGATGGGCAACGGCTTCCTCGACGGCGTGAACGGAGCGCTCGTCGAACGCGGCCTCACCTCCCCGCTGGAAGTCGGCGTCTACGTCACGCCCGTCCACGCGCAAGCGCCGGACGTGGATGCGGCGATTCGACTCGTCGAAGCCGTCGAGTCCGTCTACGAACTCGGCGTGGACGCCGAACCGCTCGAACAGTTCGCCGCGGAGGTACGCCAACACTACAGCGAACTCGAAGAACGGATGCAGGAGCAGGAGGCGGACCTCCCGGAAGACCGGATGTACATGTAG
- a CDS encoding DUF5816 domain-containing protein, whose translation METELERVRTEDGETLFLDRSDADRGAKGPFFVVYTDPDRENRWGYFCGNCDSLDNAMDTMGRIECNVCGNIRKPDEWDAAHE comes from the coding sequence ATGGAGACCGAACTGGAGCGAGTGCGGACCGAGGACGGAGAGACGCTGTTTCTCGACCGGAGCGACGCCGACAGGGGCGCGAAGGGGCCGTTCTTCGTCGTCTACACCGACCCCGACAGGGAGAACCGCTGGGGCTACTTCTGCGGTAACTGCGACTCCCTCGACAACGCGATGGACACGATGGGTCGCATCGAGTGCAACGTCTGCGGGAACATCCGAAAGCCCGACGAGTGGGACGCCGCCCACGAGTGA
- a CDS encoding HesB/IscA family protein, whose product MSTESAESGSGPRVTVTESAAEEARRLMESEGMDTDVGGLRLFVQQGGCAGLSYGMRFEAEPEEDDTVVEQNGLRVFVDPASINYIGGSTLQFEGGLQGAGFHVENPNVVSECGCGESFRT is encoded by the coding sequence ATGAGTACCGAATCGGCCGAGAGCGGGTCCGGTCCCCGCGTGACGGTCACGGAATCGGCCGCGGAGGAGGCGCGCCGCCTCATGGAGTCGGAGGGGATGGACACCGACGTGGGCGGCCTCCGCCTGTTCGTCCAGCAGGGCGGTTGCGCGGGTCTCTCCTACGGGATGCGCTTCGAGGCGGAACCCGAGGAGGACGACACGGTGGTCGAACAGAACGGCCTCCGCGTGTTCGTCGACCCCGCCAGCATCAACTACATCGGCGGTTCGACCCTGCAGTTCGAGGGCGGCCTGCAGGGCGCGGGCTTCCACGTCGAGAACCCCAACGTCGTCAGCGAGTGCGGGTGCGGCGAGTCGTTCCGGACGTAG
- a CDS encoding dodecin, with amino-acid sequence MVFKKITLIGRSEESFDRAVDDAIDRADETLNNVKWLEVDELGVEIAAVENREYQAEVTVAFELESPQE; translated from the coding sequence ATGGTGTTCAAGAAGATAACGCTCATCGGGCGGAGCGAGGAGAGTTTCGACCGCGCGGTGGACGACGCGATAGACCGGGCCGACGAGACGCTGAACAACGTGAAGTGGTTGGAGGTGGACGAACTCGGCGTCGAAATCGCCGCCGTCGAGAACCGAGAGTACCAAGCGGAGGTCACCGTCGCCTTCGAACTCGAATCCCCGCAGGAGTAA
- a CDS encoding zinc finger-like domain-containing protein — MSLLDSVRRPEYTGEGRCWPCTAVNAFVVVVAAGVLSVLSVPVGVLALGVGTALVYLRGYVVPGTPAFAPRLVASLGLQSLFPHADGEARRSDDLTDEEVDGEELIVVLLETGVLAEAPDGALELSAEFAESWEREMAALREWSDEELAEIVADAAPFEASGEHAYGGLSIEGPTRAVWLSRVHGIADAAAIRALAAAGVPERYRAYATTPLRMFVETCPDCGGDVVETTRSDCCGGSGSVYDSPIDEVLACEDCGAVVYRFDETVDDESASEEEGGPQSV, encoded by the coding sequence ATGTCACTACTCGACTCGGTCCGTCGGCCGGAGTACACGGGCGAAGGGCGCTGTTGGCCGTGTACCGCCGTGAACGCGTTCGTCGTCGTCGTCGCGGCGGGCGTCCTCTCCGTCCTCTCCGTTCCCGTCGGCGTCCTCGCCCTCGGCGTCGGTACCGCCCTCGTCTACCTTCGGGGGTACGTCGTCCCCGGCACGCCCGCGTTCGCGCCGCGCCTCGTCGCGTCGCTGGGCCTCCAGTCGCTGTTTCCCCACGCCGACGGGGAGGCGCGGCGCTCCGACGACCTGACCGACGAGGAGGTGGACGGCGAGGAACTCATCGTCGTCCTGTTGGAGACGGGCGTCTTAGCGGAGGCTCCGGACGGCGCGCTCGAACTCTCCGCGGAGTTCGCCGAGTCGTGGGAGCGAGAGATGGCGGCGCTGCGCGAGTGGTCCGACGAGGAACTCGCCGAAATCGTCGCCGACGCCGCGCCGTTCGAGGCGTCCGGCGAACACGCCTACGGCGGACTGAGCATCGAGGGGCCGACGCGCGCCGTCTGGCTCTCGCGGGTCCACGGCATCGCCGACGCCGCCGCGATTCGCGCTCTCGCGGCGGCGGGCGTCCCGGAGCGATACCGCGCCTACGCGACGACGCCGCTTCGGATGTTCGTCGAGACGTGCCCCGACTGCGGCGGCGACGTGGTGGAGACGACGAGAAGCGACTGCTGCGGCGGTTCCGGGAGCGTCTACGACTCCCCGATCGACGAGGTGTTGGCCTGCGAGGACTGCGGTGCGGTCGTCTACCGGTTCGACGAGACGGTGGACGACGAGTCCGCGAGCGAGGAGGAGGGCGGCCCGCAATCGGTGTGA
- a CDS encoding class I SAM-dependent methyltransferase translates to MTPSRPRPPSFGDMCEAILSDPDGEHSLYTTLAPLYARLKAGDDETLDARRRILDARLPADVSRVLELGCGVGELLARLSARYDAVGVDSYPRLLAFAAVRSLNAVLGDVTRLPFRGAFDAACSFDYRVASVPLAEFCEAARTSLRPGGILVFDAPSDARAVDASGVETFRNGRYHLERAVDVARDPVVVRSDYRVTDRRTGETAVTTERRRLRTYDPKGVRRVLREAGFEDAEVCVDAGGDGAFVASAVRAVETGE, encoded by the coding sequence GTGACTCCCTCACGGCCCCGCCCGCCCTCGTTCGGCGACATGTGCGAAGCCATCCTCTCGGACCCCGACGGCGAGCACTCGCTGTACACGACGCTCGCGCCCCTGTACGCGCGTCTGAAAGCGGGCGACGACGAGACGCTCGACGCGCGGCGACGCATCCTCGACGCGCGACTGCCGGCGGACGTGTCGCGCGTCCTCGAACTCGGCTGCGGCGTCGGGGAACTCCTCGCTCGCCTCTCGGCGCGGTACGACGCCGTCGGCGTCGACTCGTACCCGCGACTGCTCGCCTTCGCGGCCGTGCGGTCGCTGAACGCCGTCCTCGGCGACGTGACTCGCCTCCCGTTCCGCGGCGCGTTCGACGCCGCCTGTTCGTTCGACTACCGCGTCGCGTCCGTCCCCCTCGCGGAGTTCTGCGAGGCGGCCCGGACGTCGCTCCGTCCGGGCGGCATCCTCGTCTTCGACGCGCCGTCGGACGCCCGCGCGGTGGACGCCTCGGGCGTCGAGACGTTCCGGAACGGGCGGTACCACCTCGAACGCGCGGTGGACGTAGCGCGGGACCCCGTCGTCGTCCGGTCGGACTACCGCGTCACCGACCGGCGAACCGGCGAGACGGCGGTGACGACCGAGCGACGGCGGCTTCGGACGTACGACCCGAAGGGCGTCCGACGCGTCCTCCGCGAGGCCGGATTCGAAGACGCGGAGGTGTGCGTCGACGCGGGCGGCGACGGGGCGTTCGTCGCCAGCGCCGTCCGCGCGGTGGAGACGGGCGAGTGA
- the hisD gene encoding histidinol dehydrogenase has translation MNLDVREVAELSPDERASLFERDAGVADVRGDVRDIVSRVRTEGDVAVREFCREFDGVEVGNLDVTDAAERAYDEIDDDVREAIEAAAANVREFHERQMPEDWRESFERRELGRRFRPLERVGVYVPGGTAAYPSSVLMGVIPAKVAGVEHVAVATPPAEPIHPVTLAAIHVAGADAVYSVGGAQAVSALAYGTETVKAVQKVVGPGNKWVTAAKAEVRGDVDIDFLAGPSEILVVADETANPEYVAADLVAQAEHDPNASVVAVTADAELAEDVADATAARAADAERADVVEEALSNDASGVLLARSMSEAVLFAEEYAAEHLSIQADDDEALLDRITNAGSVFLGPYTPVAAGDYASGTNHVLPTSGGAKRYGGLSVDTFLRSSTVQRLDEDALSDLSPTITTLAEAEGLDAHAESVRTRLGDDSEGAGE, from the coding sequence ATGAACCTCGACGTTCGGGAAGTCGCCGAACTCTCGCCCGACGAACGAGCGTCCCTCTTCGAACGCGACGCGGGCGTCGCCGACGTTCGCGGGGACGTCCGCGACATCGTCTCCCGCGTCCGGACGGAGGGCGACGTGGCGGTGCGGGAGTTCTGCCGGGAGTTCGACGGCGTCGAAGTCGGCAATCTCGACGTGACCGACGCCGCCGAACGCGCCTACGACGAGATAGACGACGACGTTCGGGAGGCCATCGAGGCGGCCGCGGCGAACGTCCGCGAGTTCCACGAACGCCAGATGCCGGAGGACTGGCGCGAGTCGTTCGAGAGGCGCGAGTTGGGGCGTCGCTTCCGCCCCCTCGAACGCGTCGGCGTCTACGTCCCCGGCGGCACCGCCGCCTACCCCTCCAGCGTCCTCATGGGCGTGATTCCGGCGAAGGTGGCCGGCGTCGAACACGTCGCCGTCGCCACCCCGCCCGCCGAACCGATACACCCCGTGACGCTCGCCGCGATACACGTCGCGGGCGCGGACGCCGTCTACAGCGTCGGCGGCGCGCAGGCCGTCTCAGCGCTCGCTTACGGCACGGAGACGGTGAAGGCCGTCCAGAAGGTGGTCGGCCCCGGAAACAAGTGGGTCACCGCCGCGAAGGCCGAAGTCCGCGGCGACGTGGACATCGACTTCCTCGCCGGCCCCTCGGAGATTCTCGTCGTCGCCGACGAGACGGCGAACCCGGAGTACGTCGCCGCCGACCTGGTGGCGCAGGCGGAACACGACCCGAACGCCTCCGTCGTCGCCGTCACCGCCGACGCCGAACTCGCCGAGGACGTCGCGGACGCCACCGCGGCGCGGGCCGCCGACGCGGAACGCGCCGACGTGGTGGAGGAGGCCCTCTCGAACGACGCCTCGGGCGTCCTCTTGGCCCGGTCGATGTCCGAGGCGGTGCTGTTCGCCGAGGAGTACGCCGCGGAGCACCTCTCGATTCAGGCCGACGACGACGAAGCGCTCTTGGACCGCATCACGAACGCGGGCAGCGTCTTCCTCGGCCCGTATACGCCCGTCGCCGCGGGCGACTACGCCTCCGGCACGAACCACGTCCTCCCCACCTCCGGCGGCGCGAAGCGCTACGGCGGCCTCTCGGTGGACACGTTCCTGCGCTCCTCGACGGTCCAGCGACTCGACGAGGACGCGCTCTCGGACCTCTCTCCTACCATCACCACCCTCGCGGAGGCGGAAGGACTCGACGCGCACGCGGAGAGCGTCCGGACGCGCCTCGGCGACGACTCGGAGGGCGCGGGCGAGTGA
- a CDS encoding mechanosensitive ion channel family protein, translated as MQSGTTTGTAGAPPTGTPGGPVQTPPGDAQEALGAFLPEWLFVPGWQYVVAAVVLVVGYALSQYASRVLGRRVARRFRRQSVAQTVLRLIRFSVMAVAVAVAVSVLGFEFGDIVLSVTVFSAVLGVVLAPLVGSIISGLFILADEPYEIGDMIELEDGRKGFVDEITIRYTKVYTLDNTSLVVPNANMRDRFVTNYSAEDERIRLTLKILVTYESDVSRARTLLENAASDVGEVIEGGPDIRVGSARYPAQPTAYIDEFADNGVLIALRYWAKKPYKLLTVRSRIQTKLWERFDADPDVEMAYPHQHVVFDDTSGTLRAEMAPNGEAETPIDSGADAAGNGDEGVSSPPQTNSGDADGRPGGPSDGV; from the coding sequence ATGCAGTCGGGCACGACTACGGGAACGGCGGGAGCACCCCCCACGGGCACGCCCGGCGGCCCCGTGCAGACGCCGCCCGGCGACGCACAAGAGGCGTTGGGGGCGTTCCTCCCCGAGTGGCTGTTCGTTCCGGGGTGGCAGTACGTCGTCGCCGCCGTCGTCCTCGTGGTCGGGTACGCCCTCTCGCAGTACGCGAGTCGGGTGCTCGGGCGGCGCGTCGCCCGGCGGTTCCGCCGACAGAGCGTCGCCCAGACGGTTCTCAGACTGATTCGGTTCTCGGTGATGGCCGTCGCCGTCGCCGTCGCCGTGAGCGTCCTCGGCTTCGAGTTCGGCGACATCGTGCTGTCGGTGACGGTGTTCTCGGCCGTCCTCGGTGTCGTCCTCGCGCCCCTCGTCGGCAGCATCATCAGCGGTCTGTTCATCCTCGCCGACGAACCGTACGAAATCGGCGACATGATAGAACTGGAGGACGGGCGCAAGGGGTTCGTAGACGAGATAACCATCCGTTACACGAAGGTTTACACGCTCGACAACACCTCGCTCGTCGTCCCGAACGCGAACATGCGCGACCGATTCGTGACGAACTACTCCGCCGAGGACGAGCGCATCCGCCTGACGCTGAAGATTCTCGTGACGTACGAGTCCGACGTCTCGCGGGCGCGAACGCTCCTTGAGAACGCCGCGAGCGACGTCGGGGAGGTCATCGAGGGCGGTCCGGACATCCGCGTCGGAAGCGCGCGCTACCCCGCGCAGCCGACGGCGTACATCGACGAGTTCGCCGACAACGGCGTCCTCATCGCCCTCCGGTACTGGGCGAAGAAGCCGTACAAACTGCTCACGGTTCGCTCCCGCATCCAGACGAAGCTCTGGGAGCGATTCGACGCCGACCCCGACGTGGAGATGGCCTACCCCCACCAGCACGTCGTCTTCGACGACACCAGCGGAACGCTCCGCGCCGAGATGGCGCCGAACGGCGAGGCGGAGACGCCGATAGACTCGGGCGCGGACGCCGCCGGGAACGGCGACGAGGGCGTCTCCTCGCCCCCGCAGACGAACTCCGGCGACGCCGACGGCCGACCCGGCGGCCCGTCGGACGGCGTCTGA
- a CDS encoding DUF7116 family protein — MPPVSMPLAEEARSIFSGLGYTVSGDGSDFVAERKWRTVRVTALDTDTVELPRRAIADGGSPADTDDGYGLRCFVTWKEATGNLTEELRGADPSFEWAVIGVEDGGDYDVVHPEAR; from the coding sequence ATGCCCCCTGTCAGCATGCCTCTCGCGGAGGAAGCCCGGTCGATATTCAGCGGCCTCGGGTACACCGTCTCGGGCGACGGCTCCGATTTCGTCGCCGAGAGAAAGTGGCGGACGGTCCGCGTGACCGCTCTCGACACCGATACGGTAGAGTTACCACGGCGCGCCATCGCGGACGGCGGGTCGCCGGCGGACACCGACGACGGCTATGGCCTCCGGTGTTTCGTCACCTGGAAGGAGGCGACAGGGAATCTCACGGAAGAACTTCGCGGCGCCGACCCCTCGTTCGAGTGGGCGGTCATCGGCGTCGAAGACGGCGGCGACTACGACGTGGTCCACCCCGAAGCGCGGTGA
- a CDS encoding universal stress protein produces MTRVVVPVRYPLTKHSEATLTEAIRIAEERTAELTVLHVDLYQENRGVTRAELKRAVEREFGSLERTRYVVRRGFLVEETILEEVAAEHADIVVIGSKQASRWRRMLRRFLDDPDIETYLRQKLDCTVITVRPGQVAGE; encoded by the coding sequence ATGACCCGTGTGGTGGTCCCCGTCCGGTACCCGTTGACGAAACACTCCGAAGCGACGCTGACCGAAGCTATCCGAATCGCCGAGGAGCGAACGGCGGAACTGACCGTCCTCCACGTCGACCTGTATCAGGAGAACCGGGGGGTGACTCGCGCCGAACTCAAGCGCGCGGTCGAACGGGAGTTCGGATCGCTCGAACGGACGCGCTACGTCGTCCGCCGCGGCTTCCTCGTCGAAGAGACTATCTTGGAGGAGGTGGCCGCCGAACACGCCGACATCGTCGTCATCGGCTCGAAACAGGCGAGTCGGTGGCGTCGGATGCTCCGGCGCTTCCTCGACGACCCGGACATCGAGACGTACCTCAGACAGAAACTCGACTGCACCGTCATCACGGTGCGACCCGGGCAGGTGGCCGGCGAGTAG
- a CDS encoding Gfo/Idh/MocA family protein, with protein sequence MNSETPVRVGIIGLGNIGHYHADRLLELGANLVGGLDIQADARRRFAEKYDVNTYEEKGQLFADVDAVIITTPNRFHEEYAVAALDAGLDVLLEKPLAHSLESAENIVDAAEAADGFCMVGFNNRFGSPVEVIKHHQSQGRFGEMQHIEANYMRRRGIPGRGSWFTSKNIAGGGSVIDIGVHAIDLALFFLDFPEVEEVSAVTRSQFGNRDDYAFVEMWGEDVGPEGFNVDDSASAFIRCADGKTISLEVAWATNRPTNDEFFLRGTDAGALFDRGNHELTIYESGVGGRNHLTESKVETQSNDTHKSEQQIFLDAVREGEAPGVNTPEQGLEVQRVIDAIYRSSEMGQAVQLDGTNATAEPTPSDD encoded by the coding sequence ATGAACTCCGAGACCCCCGTACGCGTCGGTATTATCGGCCTCGGCAACATCGGCCACTACCACGCTGACAGACTGCTGGAACTTGGTGCCAACCTGGTAGGCGGGTTGGACATCCAAGCCGATGCTCGCCGTCGCTTCGCCGAGAAGTACGACGTGAACACCTACGAAGAGAAGGGACAGCTGTTCGCGGACGTGGACGCCGTCATCATCACCACGCCGAACCGGTTCCACGAGGAGTACGCCGTCGCGGCGTTGGACGCCGGTCTGGACGTGCTTCTGGAGAAACCGCTCGCGCACTCGCTCGAATCCGCCGAGAACATCGTCGACGCCGCGGAGGCAGCAGACGGCTTCTGCATGGTCGGGTTCAACAACCGCTTCGGAAGCCCGGTGGAGGTCATAAAGCACCACCAGTCGCAGGGCCGGTTCGGCGAGATGCAGCACATCGAAGCGAACTACATGCGCCGCCGCGGCATCCCCGGACGGGGGTCGTGGTTCACGTCGAAGAACATCGCCGGCGGCGGGTCCGTCATCGACATCGGCGTCCACGCCATCGACCTCGCCCTCTTCTTCCTCGACTTCCCCGAGGTGGAGGAAGTCTCGGCGGTCACCCGGTCGCAGTTCGGCAACCGCGACGACTACGCGTTCGTCGAGATGTGGGGCGAAGACGTCGGCCCCGAGGGGTTCAACGTCGACGACTCCGCCTCGGCGTTCATCCGGTGTGCGGACGGTAAGACCATCTCGCTCGAAGTCGCGTGGGCGACGAACCGACCGACGAACGACGAGTTCTTCCTCCGCGGAACCGACGCCGGTGCGCTGTTCGACCGGGGCAACCACGAACTGACCATCTACGAGTCCGGCGTCGGCGGTCGGAACCACCTCACCGAGAGCAAAGTCGAGACGCAGTCGAACGACACCCACAAGTCCGAACAGCAGATCTTCCTCGACGCCGTTCGGGAGGGCGAAGCGCCGGGCGTCAACACGCCCGAACAGGGTCTCGAAGTCCAACGCGTCATCGACGCCATCTACCGCTCCTCCGAGATGGGACAGGCCGTTCAGCTCGACGGGACGAACGCGACGGCCGAACCCACGCCGAGCGACGACTGA